Proteins encoded together in one Hymenobacter monticola window:
- a CDS encoding DNA topoisomerase IV subunit B produces MNDEQLPLAPAKAPDHGYNEDSIRSLDWREHIRLRPGMYIGKLGDGSASDDGIYVLVKEVVDNCIDEHVMGHGRTIDIKISDSRVQVRDYGRGIPLGKVVDVVSKINTGGKYDSKVFQKSVGLNGVGTKAVNALSSHFLVQSVREGVMKAAEFSQGQLTADPKPQKTSQRNGTLITFQPDDTIFRNYRFIPEYLESQIRNYCYLNAGLTIHFNGQRYEAKNGLLDLLLDKTDPEARRYDIIHLKGEDIEMAMTHGNDYGEEYYSFVNGQYTTQGGTHLAAFREAVVKTVREFYKKDYDASDIRGSIVGAISIRVQEPVFESQTKTKLGSINMEPEGTDGPVRPVRTFIVDFVKEQLDNYLHKNPVAAEALKKRIEQSESERKDMAGVKKLANQRAKKANLHNRKLRDCRFHLGENAKDGAEKEPLTTLFITEGDSASGSITKSRNVELEAVFSLRGKPLNCFGLKKKIVYENEELNLLQHALNIEEGIEGLRYNRVVVATDADVDGMHIRLLLLTFFLQFFPDLVRNGHVFILETPLFRVRNKKETIYCYNEQEKQAAMKKLGKNPEITRFKGLGEISPDEFGKFIGENIKLEPVILQSDRSIQQVLNYYMGKNTPARQEFIIENLRLEKDLITSDVLPAAEVVEVD; encoded by the coding sequence ATGAACGACGAACAATTACCGCTCGCGCCCGCCAAGGCCCCTGACCACGGCTACAACGAAGACAGCATCCGCTCGCTCGACTGGCGCGAACACATCCGCCTGCGCCCCGGCATGTACATCGGCAAGCTCGGCGACGGCTCGGCTTCCGACGACGGCATCTATGTGCTGGTGAAAGAGGTAGTCGACAACTGCATCGACGAGCACGTGATGGGCCACGGCCGCACCATCGACATCAAAATATCGGACAGCCGCGTGCAGGTGCGCGACTACGGCCGCGGCATCCCGTTGGGTAAGGTGGTGGACGTGGTAAGCAAAATCAACACCGGCGGCAAGTACGACTCGAAGGTGTTCCAGAAATCCGTGGGCCTCAACGGCGTGGGTACCAAGGCCGTGAACGCGCTGAGCAGCCACTTTCTGGTGCAGAGCGTGCGCGAAGGCGTGATGAAGGCGGCCGAGTTTTCGCAGGGCCAGCTCACCGCCGACCCCAAGCCGCAGAAAACCAGCCAGCGCAACGGCACGCTCATCACCTTCCAGCCCGACGACACGATTTTCCGCAACTACCGCTTCATCCCGGAGTATCTGGAAAGTCAGATTCGCAACTACTGCTACCTCAACGCCGGCCTCACCATTCACTTCAACGGCCAGCGCTACGAGGCCAAGAACGGCCTGCTTGACCTGCTGCTCGACAAAACCGACCCCGAGGCGCGGCGCTACGACATCATCCACCTGAAAGGGGAGGATATTGAAATGGCGATGACGCACGGCAACGACTACGGCGAGGAATACTATTCCTTCGTGAACGGGCAGTACACCACACAGGGCGGTACCCACCTGGCCGCCTTCCGCGAGGCCGTAGTGAAAACCGTGCGCGAGTTCTACAAAAAGGATTACGACGCCTCCGACATCCGCGGCAGCATTGTGGGCGCCATTTCGATTCGGGTGCAGGAGCCCGTGTTCGAAAGCCAGACCAAAACCAAGCTCGGCTCCATCAACATGGAGCCGGAGGGCACCGATGGCCCCGTGCGCCCGGTGCGCACCTTCATTGTCGACTTTGTGAAGGAGCAGCTCGACAACTACCTGCACAAGAATCCCGTTGCCGCCGAGGCCCTCAAGAAGCGCATCGAGCAGAGCGAGAGCGAACGTAAGGACATGGCCGGCGTGAAGAAGCTGGCCAACCAGCGCGCCAAAAAAGCCAACCTGCACAACCGCAAGCTACGCGACTGTCGCTTCCACCTGGGCGAAAATGCCAAGGACGGCGCCGAAAAAGAACCGCTCACCACGCTCTTCATCACCGAGGGCGACTCGGCCAGCGGCAGCATTACCAAAAGCCGCAACGTGGAGCTCGAAGCCGTGTTCAGCCTGCGCGGCAAGCCGCTGAACTGCTTCGGGCTCAAGAAGAAAATCGTGTACGAGAACGAGGAGCTGAACCTGCTGCAGCACGCCCTCAACATCGAAGAAGGCATCGAAGGCCTGCGCTACAACCGCGTGGTGGTGGCCACCGATGCCGACGTCGACGGTATGCACATTCGCCTGCTGCTGCTCACCTTTTTCCTGCAGTTCTTCCCCGACCTCGTGCGCAACGGCCATGTGTTCATCCTCGAAACGCCGCTGTTCCGGGTGCGCAACAAGAAGGAAACCATCTACTGCTACAACGAGCAGGAGAAGCAGGCCGCCATGAAGAAGCTGGGCAAAAATCCCGAAATCACCCGCTTCAAGGGCCTGGGCGAGATTTCACCTGACGAGTTCGGCAAGTTCATCGGCGAGAACATCAAGCTCGAACCCGTGATTCTGCAGTCCGACCGCAGCATTCAGCAGGTGCTGAACTACTACATGGGCAAGAACACGCCCGCCCGCCAGGAATTCATCATCGAAAACCTGCGCCTGGAAAAAGACCTGATTACCTCCGACGTGCTGCCCGCCGCCGAGGTGGTGGAAGTGGATTAA
- a CDS encoding DNA gyrase/topoisomerase IV subunit A, which yields MPEVEAPPVTGPETEEEPKFAPGETIHDVATVRGMYQNWFLDYASYVILERAVPAIEDGLKPVQRRILHAMKEMDDGRFNKVANVIGQTMQYHPHGDASIGDAMVNLGQKDLLIETQGNWGDVRTGDGAAAPRYIEARLSKFALDVVFNPDTTEWQLSYDGRKREPTTLPVKFPLLLAQGVEGIAVGLSTKIMPHNFQELCRASIDVLKGREVQLFPDFSTGGLCDVSNYNSGLRGAKIRLRATIEKVDKTMLVIRDIPYGTTTTALMESIVKASEANKIKIKKVVDNTAANVEIQVHLPTGISPDLTMDALYAFTDCEISISPNTCVIIDEKPRFVGVEDVLRQSTKATVRLLERELEIRQDELWEKWHNASLEKIFIENRIYRKIEECETWEEILETIDKGLKKFVRIEGEKARADDARIVLRRPISEDDLTRLTEIRIKRISKYDGFKADEYLQRLEAELAEVADHLANLTRYAIRYFEGLLKKYGAGRERKTQLRTFDVVTAQKVAVANQKLYVNYADGFVGYGLKKDEHAVTICDCSDLDDIIAIRRDGTFTVSKIAEKTFVGKDILHVGVYNKNDDRLVYNMVYLDGASGISFAKRFLVSGITRDKVYDLTKGTKGTKTLYLTANPNSESEIVSIQLSDKAPARVKQFDFDFADLAIKGKGSMGNIVTKQPIKKITQKSLGDSTLGGREMFFDSVVGRLTTSAHGRYLGAFDTDDTILVVFKDGSYELTPPDPAIHFDVPNILLLRKFEPDTVLSTVYMDGETKLHYVKRFKIETSTLSKRFTFISETKGSKMLAVTAHPEPLVELKVQKDKKADKETEKIGLHEFIDVKGWKAMGNKLNYYKIHALTLLTDEGPEPQRREQPKKRIAPKATETAAAPEAPRPESTGPVDITAEEVARAQELLKRPKAQLGLLF from the coding sequence ATGCCGGAGGTGGAGGCGCCGCCCGTGACCGGGCCCGAAACCGAGGAGGAGCCCAAATTCGCCCCCGGCGAAACCATTCACGACGTGGCCACGGTGCGCGGCATGTACCAGAACTGGTTCCTGGATTACGCCTCCTACGTGATTCTGGAGCGCGCCGTGCCGGCCATTGAAGACGGCCTCAAGCCCGTGCAGCGGCGCATTCTGCACGCCATGAAGGAGATGGACGACGGCCGCTTCAACAAAGTGGCCAACGTCATCGGTCAAACCATGCAGTACCACCCCCACGGCGACGCCAGCATCGGCGACGCCATGGTGAACCTGGGCCAGAAAGACCTGCTCATCGAAACCCAGGGCAACTGGGGCGACGTGCGCACCGGCGACGGCGCCGCCGCGCCCCGCTACATCGAGGCCCGCCTGAGCAAGTTTGCGCTCGACGTGGTGTTCAACCCCGACACCACCGAGTGGCAGCTCAGCTACGACGGCCGCAAGCGCGAGCCCACCACGCTGCCCGTGAAGTTCCCGCTGCTGCTGGCGCAGGGCGTGGAGGGCATCGCCGTGGGCCTGAGCACCAAGATTATGCCCCACAACTTCCAAGAGTTGTGCCGGGCCAGCATCGATGTGCTGAAAGGGCGCGAGGTGCAGCTGTTCCCGGACTTTTCGACCGGCGGCCTGTGCGACGTGAGCAACTACAACTCGGGGCTGCGCGGGGCCAAAATCCGCCTGCGTGCCACCATCGAGAAGGTTGACAAGACCATGCTGGTCATCCGCGACATTCCCTACGGCACCACCACCACGGCGCTGATGGAAAGCATCGTGAAGGCCAGCGAGGCCAACAAAATCAAGATTAAAAAGGTGGTCGACAACACGGCCGCGAACGTGGAAATTCAGGTGCATTTGCCCACCGGCATCTCGCCAGATTTGACCATGGACGCGCTGTACGCCTTCACCGACTGCGAAATCAGCATCTCGCCCAACACCTGCGTCATCATCGACGAGAAGCCCCGCTTCGTGGGGGTGGAGGATGTGCTGCGCCAAAGCACCAAGGCCACGGTGCGCCTGCTGGAGCGCGAGCTGGAAATTCGCCAGGACGAGCTGTGGGAGAAGTGGCACAACGCCTCGCTGGAGAAGATTTTCATCGAAAACCGCATCTACCGCAAGATTGAGGAGTGCGAAACCTGGGAGGAAATACTCGAAACGATTGACAAGGGCCTGAAGAAGTTCGTGCGCATAGAAGGGGAGAAGGCCCGGGCCGATGACGCCCGCATTGTGCTGCGCCGCCCCATTTCGGAAGACGACCTCACCCGACTGACCGAAATCCGCATCAAGCGCATCTCGAAGTACGACGGTTTCAAGGCCGACGAGTACTTGCAGCGCCTCGAAGCCGAGCTGGCCGAGGTGGCCGACCACCTGGCCAACCTCACGCGCTACGCCATCCGCTACTTCGAAGGGCTGCTGAAAAAGTACGGCGCGGGCCGCGAGCGCAAAACCCAGCTCCGCACCTTCGATGTGGTGACGGCCCAGAAAGTGGCCGTGGCCAACCAGAAGCTCTACGTGAACTACGCCGACGGCTTCGTGGGCTACGGACTGAAAAAGGACGAGCACGCCGTGACCATCTGCGACTGCTCCGACCTGGACGACATCATCGCCATCCGGCGCGACGGCACCTTTACGGTGAGCAAAATCGCGGAGAAGACCTTCGTGGGCAAGGACATCCTGCACGTGGGCGTGTACAACAAGAACGACGACCGGCTGGTGTACAACATGGTGTACCTCGACGGTGCCTCGGGCATCTCGTTCGCCAAACGCTTCCTGGTGTCGGGTATCACGCGCGACAAGGTGTACGACCTCACCAAGGGCACCAAGGGCACCAAAACGCTCTATCTCACGGCTAACCCCAACTCGGAGTCGGAAATCGTAAGCATCCAACTCAGCGACAAGGCCCCGGCGCGGGTGAAGCAGTTTGATTTCGACTTTGCCGACCTCGCCATCAAGGGCAAGGGCTCGATGGGCAACATTGTGACCAAGCAGCCCATCAAAAAAATTACGCAGAAGTCGCTCGGCGACTCCACGCTGGGCGGGCGCGAAATGTTCTTCGACAGCGTGGTAGGCCGCCTCACCACCTCGGCGCACGGCCGCTACCTGGGCGCCTTCGATACCGACGACACCATCCTAGTGGTGTTCAAGGACGGCAGCTACGAGCTGACGCCGCCCGACCCGGCCATTCACTTCGACGTGCCCAACATTCTGCTGCTGCGCAAGTTCGAGCCCGATACTGTCCTCTCGACGGTGTACATGGACGGCGAAACCAAGCTGCACTACGTGAAGCGGTTCAAGATTGAAACCAGCACGCTGAGCAAGCGCTTCACCTTTATTTCGGAAACCAAAGGTTCCAAAATGCTGGCCGTGACGGCCCATCCCGAGCCGCTGGTGGAGCTAAAGGTGCAGAAGGACAAGAAGGCCGACAAGGAAACCGAGAAAATCGGCCTGCACGAGTTCATCGACGTGAAAGGCTGGAAGGCGATGGGCAACAAGCTCAACTACTACAAAATCCACGCCCTCACGCTGCTTACCGACGAAGGCCCCGAGCCCCAGCGCCGTGAGCAGCCCAAGAAGCGCATCGCGCCCAAAGCCACCGAAACCGCCGCTGCCCCCGAAGCGCCCCGCCCCGAGTCCACCGGCCCGGTGGACATAACGGCCGAGGAAGTAGCCCGCGCCCAGGAGCTGCTGAAGCGGCCCAAGGCGCAGCTGGGGCTGTTGTTCTAG